From the genome of SAR202 cluster bacterium, one region includes:
- a CDS encoding CapA family protein, with translation MEEIMIYDAEKRNITMAITGESLISRQMKVFKEKPFLALRDVIANADVSFTNAEMLFHNYEDAPSTVPGGTYMRCDPQYIEDLKWMGFDIVATANNHAWDFGENGVLTNIQNLDKYDLPYAGTGPNLASASAPTYLDTNAGRVALISATTSGPPGGRAGDQRRDVRGRPGPNYIRWTTEWNVDEEMIKGLKLVADKLGWSETMKNRAEKGAEFEDNSDKLSPPSDDLVYFLDHASYQDESYTKFVKGSSIQKRTYINESDLKRNLERVSDAKRMSDWVLFTVHNHEGGATENEPSDHIKVLAHAVIDAGADMFIGHGPHQDRGIEIYKGKPIFYSLGDFILQNDTVELMPHDNMIRQNLSWEGTPADFYDARDGSAYSADKNAVRGQTIEPIRWESAVATVQFEKGEMIKLELLPIDLGYGKERSQRGRPVLASGQVAKQVLERFQILSEPFGTKITIDGDKGIINL, from the coding sequence ATGGAGGAGATTATGATCTATGATGCTGAAAAAAGAAATATAACAATGGCTATCACCGGAGAGTCATTAATTTCTCGACAAATGAAGGTATTTAAAGAAAAGCCATTTCTTGCTTTGAGGGATGTTATAGCCAATGCAGATGTGTCTTTTACTAATGCAGAGATGTTGTTCCATAATTATGAAGACGCTCCTTCAACTGTTCCTGGTGGAACATATATGAGATGCGATCCACAATATATAGAAGATTTAAAGTGGATGGGTTTTGATATTGTTGCCACAGCAAATAACCATGCATGGGATTTTGGCGAAAATGGTGTTTTAACTAATATACAAAATTTAGATAAATATGATCTGCCATATGCAGGAACTGGTCCTAATTTAGCATCAGCCAGTGCACCAACGTATTTAGATACAAATGCCGGTCGTGTTGCATTAATTTCAGCTACAACTAGTGGACCTCCAGGAGGAAGAGCTGGAGATCAAAGAAGAGATGTTCGTGGCAGACCAGGCCCAAATTATATTCGTTGGACGACAGAATGGAACGTAGATGAAGAAATGATCAAAGGTCTAAAGTTGGTTGCTGATAAACTTGGTTGGTCTGAAACAATGAAAAACCGAGCTGAAAAAGGTGCTGAATTTGAAGATAATTCTGATAAATTAAGCCCTCCTTCTGACGATTTAGTATATTTCTTAGACCATGCTAGTTATCAAGACGAATCTTATACAAAATTTGTAAAAGGTAGTTCAATTCAGAAACGCACATATATAAATGAATCGGACCTCAAAAGGAATTTAGAACGTGTATCTGATGCAAAACGAATGAGTGATTGGGTATTATTTACCGTACATAATCATGAAGGTGGCGCAACAGAAAATGAACCATCTGATCATATAAAAGTTCTTGCACATGCAGTAATTGATGCAGGTGCAGATATGTTTATTGGCCATGGACCACACCAAGATAGAGGTATTGAAATATATAAAGGAAAACCAATTTTTTATAGTTTAGGTGATTTTATTTTACAGAACGACACTGTTGAACTTATGCCTCACGATAATATGATTCGTCAAAATTTGAGTTGGGAAGGAACCCCTGCTGATTTTTATGATGCTCGTGATGGAAGTGCATATTCAGCTGATAAAAACGCTGTAAGAGGACAGACTATTGAGCCTATCAGATGGGAAAGTGCTGTTGCTACTGTTCAATTTGAAAAGGGTGAAATGATAAAACTAGAATTATTACCTATAGATCTTGGATATGGGAAAGAAAGATCTCAGAGAGGCCGCCCAGTATTAGCTTCAGGACAAGTAGCAAAACAAGTTTTAGAACGTTTTCAGATCCTTTCAGAACCATTTGGTACGAAGATTACGATTGATGGTGACAAAGGTATTATCAATTTATAA
- a CDS encoding NAD-dependent deacylase has product MVTDEIKELIDIAAEKIHAASHVVALVGAGMSAESGIPTYRGSGGIWTKIGEPDPRSFQNFMNDPKLWWERMLNPGLVNEESPERAKFTKALAEAKPNPGHFALVKLEKMGKLDTIITQNVDGLHRIAGNNNVAEIHGNRNYYRCLDCSSRFLRDEFTIVDIPPKCPNCQGMIKGDGVMFGEPIPTDVLTKCISATQNCDAMLVLGTSGTVYPAASFPTEAYMNGAYIVEINPERTPISDIVTTQIAGATGDILPLLVEKIQELG; this is encoded by the coding sequence ATGGTAACAGATGAGATAAAAGAGTTAATTGATATAGCTGCGGAAAAAATTCATGCAGCTAGTCATGTTGTTGCTTTAGTTGGTGCTGGTATGAGCGCGGAAAGTGGAATACCAACATATAGAGGTTCAGGCGGTATTTGGACTAAAATTGGTGAACCAGATCCAAGAAGTTTTCAAAATTTTATGAACGATCCTAAATTATGGTGGGAACGAATGTTAAATCCTGGCCTAGTCAATGAAGAATCACCTGAACGGGCAAAATTTACAAAGGCATTGGCTGAAGCTAAACCTAACCCAGGTCATTTTGCATTAGTTAAGTTAGAAAAAATGGGTAAACTGGATACAATAATTACACAAAACGTTGATGGATTACATAGGATTGCTGGTAACAATAACGTTGCTGAGATTCATGGTAATAGAAATTATTACCGTTGTTTAGATTGTTCTAGCAGGTTTTTACGAGACGAATTTACCATCGTTGATATTCCTCCTAAATGCCCAAATTGCCAGGGTATGATTAAAGGTGATGGGGTAATGTTTGGAGAACCGATACCGACTGATGTCCTTACAAAATGTATTAGTGCTACCCAAAATTGTGATGCTATGTTGGTTTTAGGTACTTCTGGTACTGTATACCCTGCTGCATCTTTTCCTACAGAAGCTTACATGAACGGCGCATATATAGTTGAGATTAATCCAGAAAGAACACCAATATCAGATATTGTTACAACCCAAATAGCTGGTGCAACTGGTGATATACTTCCATTATTAGTAGAAAAAATACAAGAGTTGGGCTAA
- a CDS encoding MaoC family dehydratase, whose amino-acid sequence MTTSETKLTDEVKAMIGVEGELAEASWWLIENEGVRRFTQAVMDPDPRFWDEEYAKDTKFGELITPPIYVSYQAKTPPWGGDPVTQAFKENPVADGVAQLKERPKGSLPRVPTDLVRNLNAGNDLEIFKYPSRGDRIYKQQRYANIIERVGRDGSHMLIITTEVNFYNQKGEKLCTTRASGFRR is encoded by the coding sequence ATGACGACATCTGAAACAAAATTAACAGATGAAGTAAAAGCAATGATTGGTGTTGAGGGCGAATTGGCAGAGGCTTCTTGGTGGTTAATTGAAAACGAAGGAGTGCGCAGATTCACACAAGCTGTTATGGATCCTGATCCTAGATTTTGGGATGAAGAATATGCGAAAGACACTAAATTTGGTGAGTTAATTACCCCACCAATTTATGTTAGCTATCAAGCAAAAACCCCACCATGGGGTGGCGATCCTGTAACACAGGCTTTTAAAGAAAACCCTGTGGCAGATGGAGTTGCACAACTCAAAGAAAGACCAAAAGGATCTTTACCTCGTGTCCCTACTGACTTAGTAAGAAACCTCAACGCTGGTAATGATTTGGAAATTTTTAAATATCCAAGTCGAGGTGACAGAATCTACAAACAGCAACGCTATGCAAATATTATTGAACGTGTTGGGCGAGATGGTTCACATATGTTAATTATCACTACAGAGGTAAACTTCTACAATCAAAAAGGTGAAAAACTTTGCACAACACGTGCATCTGGTTTTAGAAGATAA
- a CDS encoding acyl dehydratase: MPTQEELRNKEQTYYDDVEVGQDLPPYVIGPMTPTHLFRWSAAIENWHRIHYDQDFSIYHDGLPNILAQGSWKQSVMPQYLKDLCLPNGWAWKVQFQHRAMIVPGDTITVHAKVTNKYEKDGLGFVEVETGMTNQDGINTCPGNGTIVLPIKGGKEIPYPFVAPEE, encoded by the coding sequence ATGCCTACTCAAGAAGAGTTAAGAAATAAAGAACAAACATATTACGATGACGTAGAAGTTGGGCAAGATTTGCCACCATATGTTATTGGACCAATGACTCCAACACACTTATTTAGATGGAGCGCTGCGATTGAAAACTGGCACAGGATTCACTATGATCAAGACTTCAGTATTTATCATGATGGACTACCAAATATTTTGGCACAAGGTTCATGGAAGCAAAGTGTAATGCCTCAATATTTAAAGGATCTCTGCTTACCTAATGGATGGGCATGGAAGGTTCAATTTCAACACAGAGCAATGATTGTTCCTGGAGATACAATTACTGTTCATGCAAAAGTAACTAACAAATATGAAAAAGATGGACTAGGGTTTGTTGAAGTCGAAACAGGAATGACAAACCAAGATGGTATTAATACATGTCCAGGAAATGGAACAATTGTATTGCCAATAAAAGGCGGAAAAGAGATACCATATCCTTTTGTCGCTCCAGAAGAATAA
- a CDS encoding MaoC family dehydratase — protein sequence MTSNGESKLTDDIKALIGVEGEEHEVTVWGVEKEGLRRFTQAVMDPDPRHYDEKFAKSTKFGETTTPGIYVTYLNRTHPREDDPVTRAFRENPVSDGIGGVRTSSRPGALPDIPTDLVRVLNAGNEIEVYKYPSMGDRVFAKNKYHNITERVGRDGSHMLIITMETTYRNQDGTLLCITRSSSFRR from the coding sequence ATGACTTCAAATGGAGAAAGTAAATTAACTGATGACATAAAAGCTCTAATAGGTGTTGAGGGTGAAGAACACGAAGTCACTGTCTGGGGGGTTGAAAAAGAAGGTTTGAGAAGATTTACTCAGGCCGTAATGGATCCAGATCCTAGGCACTATGATGAAAAATTTGCAAAATCCACAAAATTTGGTGAAACTACCACCCCGGGAATTTATGTAACCTATCTTAATAGAACGCATCCTCGTGAGGATGATCCTGTTACTAGAGCTTTTAGGGAAAATCCAGTCTCAGATGGTATTGGTGGTGTAAGAACCAGTAGTAGACCTGGAGCACTGCCGGATATACCTACTGATCTCGTGCGAGTATTAAATGCTGGAAATGAGATTGAAGTATATAAATACCCATCAATGGGAGATAGGGTGTTTGCGAAAAACAAATACCATAACATAACAGAACGTGTAGGTCGTGACGGTTCTCATATGTTAATCATCACAATGGAAACAACATACAGAAATCAAGATGGTACATTACTTTGTATCACACGATCTTCAAGCTTTAGAAGATAA
- a CDS encoding Trk family potassium uptake protein, with product MQKSSIIRIGDKVVRKPRTKEFETEIIQESFSNTSVRSRRFESPLLIIYIFGFIISLGTLFLWLPISNNSDEFTPFITALFTSTSAATLTGLVTVNTSEYWSFFGEITIAILMFLGGATFMSAATFLLVVFAQQFTSSNQLVLWENQPIKEMIGSSNILRITIQVAALGLIIQIAAAIFYYYRFINLFQSNGEVIWQSIFLSISSYNNGGFTIIPDSSSLTVFFQDHITLLFIAFMIFLGSLSYPVILELLKFKRFKRLSLDTKLVLVTTISLVILGTLFFLVTESGNSATFKDQNFIERIGTSLFQSISGRTAGFSSVDFSSTREYTNILYAGLMFIGGASGSVAGGIKVTTFAVIVLAIMTASRGKTYVEAYGREIPNSLVVRAFSLSFIAIIFIFTIAFLLVITENITYSKVLFEVISAFGTVGLSTGITSSLSDIGQLLIIFTMFIGRVGPLTIALALGRSRYTALYRYSEERIRIG from the coding sequence ATGCAAAAAAGTAGCATTATTAGAATTGGTGACAAGGTTGTTAGGAAACCTCGAACAAAAGAATTTGAAACTGAAATAATACAGGAATCATTTTCTAATACTTCTGTTAGATCAAGGAGATTTGAATCTCCATTACTTATAATTTATATTTTTGGTTTTATTATCTCCTTGGGAACTTTATTTTTATGGTTACCTATTTCAAATAATAGTGATGAATTCACCCCATTTATAACTGCATTATTTACATCAACTTCTGCCGCTACATTAACGGGATTAGTTACTGTTAACACTTCGGAGTATTGGAGTTTTTTTGGCGAGATAACAATAGCAATTCTAATGTTTTTAGGTGGTGCTACTTTTATGAGTGCTGCAACATTTTTGTTAGTTGTTTTTGCACAACAATTTACTTCAAGTAATCAATTAGTATTATGGGAAAACCAACCCATAAAGGAGATGATAGGGTCATCGAATATATTGAGAATAACTATTCAAGTTGCTGCTTTAGGTTTAATTATTCAAATAGCTGCTGCTATTTTTTATTATTACCGTTTTATAAATTTATTTCAGAGTAATGGCGAAGTAATTTGGCAATCTATATTTTTATCTATATCTTCTTACAATAATGGTGGCTTTACTATAATACCGGATAGTTCGAGTTTAACAGTGTTTTTTCAAGATCATATAACCTTGTTATTTATAGCTTTTATGATTTTTCTCGGGAGTCTTAGCTACCCAGTAATATTAGAATTATTGAAATTTAAACGTTTTAAACGATTATCTTTAGATACAAAATTGGTACTTGTTACAACTATAAGTTTAGTAATTTTAGGTACATTATTCTTTCTTGTTACTGAATCAGGAAATTCAGCAACATTCAAAGATCAAAATTTTATAGAAAGAATTGGTACTTCGCTTTTTCAATCTATAAGTGGAAGAACTGCGGGCTTTTCATCAGTAGATTTTAGTTCAACAAGAGAATATACCAATATTTTATATGCTGGATTGATGTTTATTGGAGGTGCATCAGGCTCAGTTGCAGGAGGTATAAAAGTGACAACTTTCGCAGTAATAGTACTTGCGATTATGACTGCTAGTAGAGGTAAAACTTATGTAGAGGCTTACGGAAGGGAAATACCTAATTCATTAGTAGTTAGAGCTTTTTCACTTTCATTTATTGCAATTATATTTATTTTCACAATTGCTTTTTTATTAGTTATTACAGAAAATATTACTTATAGTAAAGTGTTGTTTGAAGTGATTTCTGCATTTGGAACAGTGGGATTATCAACAGGTATTACTTCTTCATTGTCTGATATTGGCCAATTACTGATTATATTTACAATGTTTATAGGTCGAGTTGGTCCTTTAACAATTGCATTAGCTTTAGG